Proteins encoded within one genomic window of Setaria italica strain Yugu1 chromosome IV, Setaria_italica_v2.0, whole genome shotgun sequence:
- the LOC101760816 gene encoding uncharacterized protein LOC101760816, translating into MDWYAWLCRAGLHPDVALDYALLFARNELVADDVRHLDHEFLATMGVAVAKHRLEILKLARKESSNYSSASRAAAAAITALPRRATRLLAAAVHRSARSALGRLRASVSSSSRGGLDGRAGSRDTPAALALAAPRLPLPARRRGGRVAHSWGKLVASPSPVAPRGGKPPLPMMLAHHVSKPVLLTSSCAATAKALPAPPATAVIAGCLTTTEALGCDDEEEDASCYADMEEEEMRWESMFQDLKPT; encoded by the coding sequence ATGGACTGGTACGCGTGGCTGTGCAGGGCGGGTCTGCACCCGGACGTGGCTCTCGACTACGCGCTCCTCTTCGCGCGCAACGAGCTGGTCGCCGACGACGTCCGCCACCTCGACCACGAGTTCCTCGCCACCAtgggcgtcgccgtcgccaagcACCGCCTCGAGATCCTCAAGCTCGCCAGGAAGGAGTCCTCCAACtactcctccgcctcccgcgccgccgccgccgccatcaccgccctcccgcgccgcgccaccaggctgctcgccgccgccgtgcaccgATCCGCGCGCTCCGCCCTCGGCCGGCTCCGCGCCTccgtgtcgtcgtcgtcccgcgGCGGCCTGGACGGCCGCGCGGGGAGCAGGGACACGCCGGCCGCCCTCGCACTCGCCGCGCCCCGCCTGCCGctcccggcgcgccgccgcggcggtagGGTCGCGCACAGCTGGGGCAAGCTcgtcgcgtcgccgtcgccagtGGCGCCGCGCGGCGGGAAGCCGCCGCTGCCGATGATGCTGGCGCATCACGTGAGCAAGCCCGTCCTGCTCACCAGCAGCTGCGCGGCGACGGCAAAGGCGCTGCCCGCGCCGCCTGCCACGGCCGTCATCGCCGGCTGCCTCACGACCACGGAAGCCCTCGGctgcgacgacgaggaggaggacgccagCTGCTATGCcgacatggaggaggaggagatgcgcTGGGAGTCCATGTTCCAGGATCTGAAGCCCACTTAG
- the LOC101759997 gene encoding protein NUCLEAR FUSION DEFECTIVE 4 — protein sequence MRGGAAAVKSGSRPPWLGLGAAVWVQVAGGASSTFALYSHALKVALAADQRHLALLAVACDVGENLGLLPGVLCNRLHPALLLLVGAGACLLGYGAVWLLVSGAAPALPYWLIWFALCLAANGGAWLGTAVLVTNMRNFPLSRGAVAGILKGYSGLSAAVYTEIYTGVLGDSPINLLLLLTLGVPAICLLTMYFVRPCEPSLVETNAEQLHFLFAQIASILLGFYLVGATILDHVVTLNDIMNYSLLAIMVLLIFAPLAIPLKMTLCPKRKGPSDSSDNDHTESLLPSSSESNLGNFEEYDSTDIDILLAEGEGAIKPKRRRPRRGEDFRFREAILKADFWLLFAIYFVGVGSGITVLNNLAQIGIAAGAVDTTISLSVFSFCNFFGRLGGGAVSEYFVRARTLPRSVLIICTQVVMIITYLLFALGQRTTLYVSVALLGICYGVQFSVIISISSELFGLKHFGKIYNFIALANPVGAFLFNTLAGYVYDLEVEKQKAGMVDTDIACHGPNCFRLTFYVLSGAACLGTLLSTVLTVRVRPVYQMLYAGGSFSQPRTSAH from the exons atgcggggcggcgcggcggcggtgaagtcAGGGAGCCGCCCGCCGTGGCTGGGGCTTGGCGCGGCGGTGTGGGTgcaggtggcgggcggcgccagCTCCACATTCGCGCTCTACTCGCACGCGCTCAAGGtggccctcgccgccgaccaGCGCCACCTCGCGCTGCTCGCGGTCGCCTGCGACGTCGGCGAGAACCTGGGACTGCTCCCCGGGGTGCTCTGCAACCGCCTCCACCCGgcgctgctcctcctcgtcggcgccggtgCGTGCTTGCTCGGGTACGGCGCCGTATGGCTCCTCGTCtccggcgccgcgcccgcgctgcCCTACTGGCTG ATTTGGTTTGCATTATGTCTTGCTGCGAACGGTGGCGCGTGGTTGGGGACTGCCGTTCTAGTGACCAACATGAGGAACTTCCCGCTCAGTAGAGGTGCTGTTGCTGGCATTCTTAAAGGGTATTCTGGTTTAAGTGCTGCTGTCTACACTGAAATATATACTGGAGTGCTTGGTGATTCACCCATAAACCTTTTGCTCCTTCTCACTCTGGGAGTTCCTGCTATATGCCTTCTGACAATGTACTTTGTTCGCCCTTGTGAACCCTCTCTGGTGGAGACCAATGCAGAGCAACTCCATTTCCTGTTTGCTCAAATTGCGAGTATTCTTCTTGGGTTTTATCTGGTTGGGGCTACGATACTGGATCATGTCGTGACTCTCAATGACATTATGAACTATTCTCTGCTTGCCATTATGGTTCTTCTCATTTTTGCTCCCCTGGCAATACCGTTGAAGATGACGTTATGCCCAAAGAGAAAAGGACCATCAGATTCGTCAGATAATGATCATACAGAATCACttctgccttcttcctctgaaTCAAACCTTGGTAATTTTGAAGAATATGATTCAACGGATATCGACATTCTTTTAGCTGAGGGTGAAGGGGCTATAAAGCCAAAGAGAAGAAGACCAAGAAGGGGAGAGGACTTCAGGTTTCGTGAAGCGATTCTGAAGGCAGATTTCTGGCTTCTCTTTGCAATATACTTTGTTGGGGTTGGATCTGGAATCACTGTACTTAACAATCTAGCACAAATAGGAATCGCAGCAGGTGCTGTCGACACAACCATCTCACTCTCTGTCTTCAGCTTCTGCAACTTTTTTGGACGTTTGGGAGGTGGTGCTGTTTCTGAGTATTTTGTCAG GGCAAGGACACTTCCACGGAGTGTACTGATCATATGCACCCAAGTAGTGATGATAATCACATACCTGCTCTTCGCTCTGGGTCAGCGCACCACACTTTACGTCTCCGTCGCCTTACTCGGCATATGCTACGGTGTCCAATTCTCTGTGATAATCTCAATCTCATCGGAGCTGTTTGGACTGAAGCACTTCGGAAAGATATACAACTTCATCGCGCTGGCCAATCCAGTCGGTGCGTTCCTGTTCAACACCCTTGCAGGGTACGTCTACGACCTCGAAGTGGAGAAACAGAAAGCCGGAATGGTAGACACAGATATCGCGTGCCATGGCCCTAATTGCTTCAGGCTCACGTTTTATGTTCTCTCTGGTGCGGCTTGCTTGGGCACACTGCTGAGCACGGTTCTTACTGTGAGGGTCCGGCCAGTGTACCAGATGCTCTACGCAGGTGGATCCTTTAGCCAGCCCAGGACCTCTGCACATTGA
- the LOC101760399 gene encoding putative UPF0481 protein At3g02645, protein MAASDHDQQAASGHGTTTPLVFDEVRWVVQIRHSLQDDGAGGSDDDDDNGIPVSVFNVPKQLRVHKPEAYTPQFIALGPYHHWRPELYEMERYKLAAARRAQKRLCPAGLKLDGLVDQFKRLERRVRAHYHRYLDFNGETLAWMMLVDGAFLLEFLQIYAFAADNEGDGSGRELRRVSSRMQHLVDFAGRKSAHNLILRDMLMLENQVPLFLIRRILEPQCASAGEAGELLGRMVAGLMRELCPFKMMESFPVIDIGKHAHLLEVLYYILLPKPADDDSAAEADANGNFHDDGYDIEEQPAAGSGGGGEEQRKPAAGCEYVKQLFLAVWGIVSGLNNTAGPVRYVTKPIEFAIKAPWKMLAVVPGVGSFVSGDGSTTNPRDPSTSAAGYLTRPPLIEEIMIPSVSELVNAGVKFLPTAGDLSTVSFDAKTATFSLPVVTLDSNTEVVLRNLVAYEAAAASGPLVLARYTELMNGIIDTGEDVALLRRRGVVLNRMKSDGEVAKLWNGMTRSVRLTKVASMDRAVEEVNRYYNSRWRVKTKRFMRKYVFSSWQLLTFVAAILMLLLTTLQAFCSVYTCSRWFGAVTVAKAR, encoded by the coding sequence ATGGCGGCGTCCGATCACGATCAGCAAGCCGCAAGCGGGCACGGGACGACGACGCCGCTGGTGTTCGATGAGGTCCGGTGGGTGGTCCAGATCCGGCACTCCCTCCaggacgacggcgccggcggcagcgacgacgacgacgacaacggcATCCCGGTGTCCGTCTTCAACGTCCCCAAGCAGCTGCGCGTGCACAAGCCGGAGGCCTACACGCCCCAGTTCATCGCGCTCGGCCCCTACCACCACTGGCGCCCCGAGCTGTACGAGATGGAGCGCTACAagctcgcggcggcgcggcgcgcgcagAAGCGGCTCTGCCCGGCCGGGCTCAAGCTCGACGGCCTCGTCGACCAGTTCAAGCGGCTCGAGCGCAGGGTCCGCGCCCACTACCACCGCTACCTCGACTTCAACGGCGAGACGCTCGCGTGGATGATGCTCGTCGACGGCGCGTTCCTGCTCGAGTTCTTGCAGATCTATGCCTTCGCCGCCGACAATGAGGGGGACGGAAGCGGCAGGGAGCTGCGGCGGGTGTCGTCGAGGATGCAGCACCTCGTCGACTTCGCCGGGAGGAAGTCGGCGCACAACCTCATCCTCCGTGACATGCTCATGCTCGAGAACCAGGTCCCGCTCTTCCTCATCCGCAGGATCCTCGAGCCGCAGTGCGCgtccgccggcgaggccggcgagctGCTCGGGAGGATGGTTGCCGGGCTCATGAGGGAGCTCTGCCCGTTCAAGATGATGGAGAGCTTCCCGGTGATCGACATCGGCAAGCACGCGCACCTGCTCGAGGTGCTCTACTACATACTCTTGCCGAAGCCGGCCGACGACGActccgcggcggaggccgacgCCAACGGCAATTTCCACGACGACGGCTACGACATCGAGGAgcagccggcggccggcagcggcggtggcggggaggagCAGCGGAAGCCGGCTGCCGGTTGCGAGTACGTTAAGCAGCTCTTCCTCGCCGTGTGGGGCATCGTGTCGGGGCTCAATAATACGGCCGGGCCCGTGCGCTACGTGACGAAGCCGATCGAGTTCGCCATCAAGGCGCCGTGGAAGATGCTGGCCGTCGTGCCGGGCGTGGGGTCGTTCGTGTCTGGCGACGGGAGCACCACCAACCCCCGTGACCCGagcacctccgccgccgggtACCTGACCCGGCCGCCGCTGATCGAGGAGATCATGATCCCCTCGGTGTCCGAGCTGGTCAACGCCGGCGTCAAGTTCCTCCCGACCGCCGGCGACCTGTCGACCGTCTCCTTCGACGCCAAGACGGCGACCTTCAGCCTCCCCGTGGTGACCCTGGACTCTAACACGGAGGTGGTGCTCCGGAACCTGGTGGCctacgaggcggcggcggcgtcgggcccGCTGGTGCTGGCCCGGTACACGGAGCTGATGAACGGGATCATCGACACCGGCGAGGACGTggcgctgctgcggcggcgcggggtggtGCTGAACCGGATGAAGAGCGACGGCGAGGTCGCCAAGCTGTGGAACGGGATGACGCGGTCGGTGCGGCTCACCAAGGTGGCGTCCATGGACAGGGCGGTCGAGGAGGTGAACCGCTACTACAACTCGAGGTGGCGCGTGAAGACGAAGCGGTTCATGCGCAAGTACGTGTTCAGCTCGTGGCAGTTGCTCACCTTCGTCGCCGCCATCTTGATGCTCCTGCTCACCACGCTCCAGGCCTTCTGCTCCGTCTACACCTGCTCCCGGTGGTTCGGCGCCGTCACCGTCGCGAAGGCGAGGTGA